The following is a genomic window from Fusarium verticillioides 7600 chromosome 5, whole genome shotgun sequence.
TCGTCAAAACCCCTTGTATTCTCCAGTGTCGGCCCCTTGTAACCCAAAACATACCCCCTCTGATTCGCAACAACCTTCACACCACCCTTCTTAAACTCAGTCGTATAATGCGTGTGACCAAACATCCAAACCTGCACTCCACGCATAAACTCCCTCGCCTGGATAACATCCGTCGAAAACGCCGTCTTGTACGGTGCATTCGCATGTTCTGGTCTCGAAGACCCTTTCACACAGGGTGCGTGGTGCGTCACTACCAAGACATTTCTCTGAGATTCTGCTGGAAGGTTGTTGAGTTCGGATATCGTCTCTGTGAGATAGGCGAGATCCCGGGCATGACACTCGTTGTGCTTGGCTACAGTCCagtctttgatgagtttgtagTCTGATACTCGGAGGGCAATGGTCTCAGCTGCTGAAGAATGGATGTTCGACCACAATGTTACGCCGATAATTGTGAGTTTCGAATCCGGATCATCCCAGCGATTTCGATCTAGGATCACAAGTTTTCCCTTCAGAGACACTTCTTTCTCCAGCTGCCTCGCCTTTTCGATACCGTCCTCATAGCTCATCTCATAGAACTCATGGTTGCCAAGAACCAGGAAAACCTTCTCGAAGCGTTCTGTTTGGCGTGcgaggaaaggaagaaacATGTCGTAGTCGACTAAACGGCCtatatcaccaccaagaatgAGAAAAGGTGCTTTGACAGGAAAGTCAAACGTTGCGTATTGTCGATTCAgctcgagatgaagatccGACATGATCTGTACTGCTCGGCCACATGGTTCTCGATGAGGAATCGCAGGGCCGAAGAGATATTCTGAGACACGATTTAAGGTATCCATTGTGCCCGAAACTGATACGGTttgtgtgatgatgagaatagGGAAGAACTCGTGAATTAAATGATATTGGCACAGACTTCTCTTTGTCGTTTCTAGGACTCTTATACCTAGGACTTTGTCAGCCCTCCATGAACTGGTGGGTCTAGAATTGTAGCTGTTTGTCTTGATGGCAGTGCTCTCTAGACCGGGGCCTCCAGCGCCACGTCCACTCAGCCCCTGGGAATCTGCCTACGCTATCACGGAATCTACACAATTAGTCAAGGGATGGCTGCAGGAGGCTTAAGGTTTGCAGCAGTAAGAACCATAAATTAAGGTCAGGGCGATCACTTATGCATAATACCACCAAGTGAGACATGCAACAAAACCACTTCTCCGTGGTTGTAGAATGAGCTGGTCCTCATCCTACATGTATCATTAGTATAAAAGGCTCTGACATCTAGAGTAGAATATAAATCCATCATCTATcacatcatcttgacaaagacCTCCCAACCCGTGTATGCAGCAGATTCCCCACGATGCGCATGCCATAACCCTTTAGTACAATGTTAGACGAGTATTCCGACCACGGCAAAAGTAAAGGCAGGATGCTCGGGACAAAAACAAAACGCCGCACCCTCTTTTACTTTTCCCTGTCCCCGAATGTGTAATAATCCCTTTGACCTAGTTGAATGAAGTTGCTTATGCCCCTGAAGCGCCGTTAATGTTTGGTTGATAATCGCAGTGCTCGAATGCTGATAATGATCCGTATGTTGGATTCCATACTCAAGACAGCTCAAGTCTAAGGTGGCTTAGTATGGATGTTCCCAACCGCCAGCAACGTCGACCCATTCTGCAAGACATGATCCTTCTTTgccctcaacatcgacaacgtcTGTATCACACCTGCAGCGACAGCCAATGCCGCCTTCTTGCACGTCGTCCCAATGCTCCCAGTAGTCGTCTTCCTCAAATCTCTTATACTCGGGGAATGTTGTCTTTTCTAGGTAGGGCTCACGTGCAAGCTGTTTGCCCGGCGCATTGGCAGGGCAATGCTGGATCGTTGTATGTCGGTAACCAAAGTCTCGGAAGTAATGGATATCCTGGGGTCCGAGGAGAGCGCCAGCGGCAAGGGAGTGAATAGGAGCATCGCCCCACTGAGGAATGTTAGCATCGGCACAAAAAGGGGGACTTTGGCTTGCATACTCGTTCCATCCAAAAGCCACCGCTTCTGTCCATCATTTCAAAGAAGTCCTGGTACTCCTTGCTGCGGAACCAGCTGAGCTTCGCAATTTCGAAATTGGACCAAAAGTGGCACATGTTGTAGGTCTCCCCCTCCATTGACTCAGGGTCGACAATGTTCTCCTTTTTACCTGTGAGGGTATCCCAGAAACTCTTCTCGGGATTTGGTGAGGTATCGCTGTCCTTAGAAgtgtcctcatcatcgtcctccgGTGGCTCGACGAACATTTCCCACAAGCCCTTCgatgtgatgttgttgagtcGCTTGTAGGCGGAGGCGTATCGAAAGATGTTGGGAACGGTCTCTCGAAGCTCCTTAACGGCGATTGTGAAGCCGTACGTTTTGTTGTTTTCGATCATCTTCTGGAAGGGATCGCTGCAACTAGTTAGTAATGCGACTGCATCGGACTGGAGCAAAACGTACTATGTGATGTCGCAGAAGTAGCTGATCTCGGGTTCGACTCGCCAATACCACTCGTACTTGAGTAATAAGGGGTGGTTGAAAAAGAAACTATTGCGCTGTTAGCCAGGCTATCCTTGATCGCCAAGAGAATTTTAACTTACCCAGAGTAGAATCTGCACATCTTGTGGTAGCTCTCCAGACCTCCATACATGACGGCAGCGTCGCCCTGCTTGGCGATACCCTCCGAAGCTACCTTGGGGTCAATCCAATCGGGGAACCCCCACATATCTGGTCCAACCTTTCCGAACTCAACATCTCCGGAGGTATGGTTTCTAACAGCCTCCTTGAAGTTGTCGTCGAAGTCGCCGTCGTTGAGGAACACATAGGGGTAATGATACCAGCGATTGAAATGTCTCTCAACTGATTTTATGGATTGCAAAACACCATCGATCTCCTTGTTTCGCGCTAATATCACAAATGCGGCATTGGCTCGAGGTTGGCTGGTGTCAGGCTGGGCGCAGCCCTCGACGAACACCTTATCGTACTTTTCGCTGATTTTCCTGTTTGGGATGTTAGCTATCTGTTATGCCaagcatccatccaatgcTGATATCAGACTTACCGCATCTTGGGGGGAGCACCCCCTGGTATCAGAAACCTGCCGGGGGAACTGGGATGGCTAACGAAGAGAATAAAAATAAGGATTAAAACAAGCATTGGAAAAAAGACAACCACGCCCAGAGGTACGGAAATTGTAGAGTTCCCCTTTAATCGCAGGGGCCTTCGGAAGAAGGCCATGCGAGAATCGACCGACTTGTTATGTTTGGAATCcctcttctcgtcgagggGAAGTTGTAGAGGAGGTTTGCTGGGAGCCACCTTGGTCGCCCTCCTGATCAAGTccatggcga
Proteins encoded in this region:
- a CDS encoding mannosyltransferase, yielding MDLIRRATKVAPSKPPLQLPLDEKRDSKHNKSVDSRMAFFRRPLRLKGNSTISVPLGVVVFFPMLVLILIFILFVSHPSSPGRFLIPGGAPPKMRKISEKYDKVFVEGCAQPDTSQPRANAAFVILARNKEIDGVLQSIKSVERHFNRWYHYPYVFLNDGDFDDNFKEAVRNHTSGDVEFGKVGPDMWGFPDWIDPKVASEGIAKQGDAAVMYGGLESYHKMCRFYSGFFFNHPLLLKYEWYWRVEPEISYFCDITYDPFQKMIENNKTYGFTIAVKELRETVPNIFRYASAYKRLNNITSKGLWEMFVEPPEDDDEDTSKDSDTSPNPEKSFWDTLTGKKENIVDPESMEGETYNMCHFWSNFEIAKLSWFRSKEYQDFFEMMDRSGGFWMERWGDAPIHSLAAGALLGPQDIHYFRDFGYRHTTIQHCPANAPGKQLAREPYLEKTTFPEYKRFEEDDYWEHWDDVQEGGIGCRCRCDTDVVDVEGKEGSCLAEWVDVAGGWEHPY